One Pseudomonadota bacterium genomic region harbors:
- the rfbB gene encoding dTDP-glucose 4,6-dehydratase, with translation MPKIVVTGGCGFIGSNFLVRFVPEMADSKFVNVDKLTYAGNPASVAEIANAPNYEFARVDVADVEAVRALFDEVKPDWVFHFAAESHVDRSIHGPREFFLSNVIGTVNLLEACRQLWKTADGHVFHHVSTDEVYGSLGAEGAFKETTPYDPSSPYSASKAASDHAVRAYHRTYGLPVVVTNCSNNYGPRQFPEKLVPLMILNALEGKPLPVYGRGANVRDWLFVEDHCEAIMAAATRGAPGTTYNIGGSCELANLDVVRAICDAVAEGTGKDPAALRRLVTFVADRPGHDFRYAMDTAKIRAELGWEPRENFATGMKRTVRWYLDNPGWIDGVRTGEYRKWMETNYSGRTAR, from the coding sequence ATGCCGAAAATCGTCGTGACGGGCGGGTGCGGGTTCATCGGATCGAATTTCCTCGTCCGGTTCGTTCCCGAGATGGCGGATTCGAAGTTCGTCAACGTCGACAAGCTCACGTACGCGGGGAACCCCGCGAGCGTCGCGGAGATCGCGAACGCGCCGAACTACGAGTTCGCGCGCGTCGACGTCGCCGATGTCGAGGCCGTGCGCGCCCTGTTCGACGAGGTGAAGCCGGACTGGGTGTTCCACTTCGCCGCCGAGAGCCACGTGGACAGGAGCATCCACGGGCCGCGGGAGTTCTTCCTCTCGAACGTCATCGGCACGGTGAACCTGCTCGAGGCGTGCCGCCAGCTCTGGAAGACGGCGGACGGCCACGTGTTCCACCACGTGAGCACGGACGAGGTGTACGGCTCGCTCGGCGCGGAGGGCGCCTTCAAGGAGACCACGCCGTACGATCCGAGCAGCCCCTACTCCGCGTCGAAGGCGGCGAGCGATCACGCGGTGCGGGCGTACCACCGCACGTACGGGCTGCCGGTCGTGGTCACGAACTGCTCGAACAACTACGGCCCGCGCCAGTTCCCGGAGAAGCTCGTCCCGCTCATGATCCTCAACGCGCTCGAGGGCAAGCCGCTCCCGGTATACGGCCGCGGCGCGAACGTGCGCGACTGGCTCTTCGTCGAGGACCACTGCGAGGCGATCATGGCCGCGGCGACGCGCGGCGCGCCGGGAACGACCTACAACATCGGCGGCTCGTGCGAGCTCGCCAATCTCGACGTCGTGCGCGCGATCTGCGACGCGGTCGCGGAGGGGACCGGGAAGGATCCGGCGGCGCTGCGCCGCCTCGTGACGTTCGTCGCCGATCGCCCGGGGCACGACTTCCGCTACGCGATGGACACGGCGAAGATCCGCGCGGAGCTGGGTTGGGAGCCGCGCGAGAACTTCGCGACCGGGATGAAGCGCACCGTGCGCTGGTACCTCGACAACCCGGGCTGGATCGACGGCGTGCGAACGGGCGAGTACCGCAAGTGGATGGAGACGAACTACTCCGGAAGGACCGCGCGATGA